TTTGTGGCATCGGAAAGCGAAATAGATCAGTCCTCGTACGCGAATCTTAACCTGCTGAAGGGAAAGGAGACCTATATTCATCATATGGGGCTGCCCTTTATCTGGTCCAAGGCCCTCTCAAAAAAGGACAATAAGCGGTATTTTCATCTGGGTCCGCCCCTATTCCTTCTCAATATCGGCCGGGGATGCACCGGCAATTGCACGTGGTGTGGCGGGGGCGCCAGAGCGCAAGCGCTGGTCAACGGCAGAAAATCCGTGGCCTTCCGCGCACCCGAAAAAGTGGCGGATACGGCCTGTGAGGCAGCGGAAGCGGGGTACAAAATGCTGCACATGGCCTTTGATCCGGGAAAAGAGGGGGAGCGGTATTATCGCGTCTTGTTTGCCGAGATAAGACGGCGCAACCTGAAAATGATGGGCTATTTTGAATCATTTTCCCTGCCGTCACCCGCATTTTTAACGGAATTTGCCGCCACCTTTGATTTAAAGGCCTCCACCATCGCGGTATCGCCCGAATCGGGCGTAGAGCGCATTCGATATCGGAACAAGAGTTTTGCGTATAGTAATGACGCATTGCTGCGCGCCATCAGTGCCGCGGAACACCTGGGGATAAGGATGGACACCTTCTATGCCATGGGTATTCCGGGCGAAAAGGCTGCGGATCTGGCTGAGACAAAACGATTAAGAGAAACGATTCAAAAAAGATTTAAAAACATCGGCAGGCTTTGGACCTCAACGATTACCCTGGAACCGGCCGCGCCCTGGCATTTAGACCCCGCCTCGTTCGGAATTATCCCCACCCGAAAAACCTTTGACGATTTTTACCGCGCCAGTGCACCGGACGGCGGCGGACTTGGCTATTATATCCCCGACTATATCGGAGACGATTCCTCTCTGAAAGCTGCCCAGTTTGAACACTTTTTAAAGGAAACTAAATGCCGCGCCCATTGCACTTTCAACCCGAACCCGGTAAAAGGAAGCGGTTCATTTATGGGAAGGCTTTATTGTCGCTACATGCACTGGCGCACCGGAGGAAAGATTGAATAAGATTCAGTTTGTGGATGGAACGCTTCGGGAGGGAGAGCAGACCCCGGGCGTCTTTTTTACCAGGCAAGAAAAGATCGAGATCGCAAAGGCGCTTGATGCGGCGGGAGTGGCGATTATCGATGCCGGCATGCCATCGATTTCAGAGGACGAGCAACAAACCATCGCAGCTATTTCAAGGCAGGGACTTTCCGCGGCCATCGGCGTGACCGTGCTCATGAAACGAAGTGAAATTGATCTTGCCAAAGCGTGCGGGGCAAACGAAATATTTCTCATCTGTCCGGTCAGCAACTCCCATCTTGAGCGCAAACTCGATATCAATGAAGAGAAGCTGAAAATAACGCTTTCGGATATCATTCACTATGGAACCCAAAACGGCCTGGGCGTCAATCTGGTGGCCGAGGACGCCAGCCGCGCCGAGCTGCCGTTTTTATGTCACCTTCTCGGCTTCTCTCATGAATGCGGCGCCCGGCGCGTTTTTCTATGCGACACGCTGGGGGTGATGGCGCCGAGTCGCATGCGTGCGCTGGTGGAAACCGTCAAATGCGTCATCCCAAAGAGTATGGGCATCGGTGTTCATTGTCATGACGATCTGGGGCTTGCCACAGCCAACACCCTGGCCGGCGTGAAAGCGGGCGCCGCCTTTCCCGCGGTAACCGTCAACGGCATCGGTGAGCGGGCCGGTAATGCTCCCCTTCAGGAAGTGGCCATGGGGATTGAAACCTTGTTCCATCAAGCCTGCGGGATTGATCTTTCCCGCATATTCGATCTGGCCAAACTCGTTGAAACCTGCTCCGGCATTCTGATTCCCCCCCATGCCCCGATCGTGGGGTTCAACGCCTTCCGTCACGAATCGGGCATTCACGTGGACGGGCTGCTCAAAAGCGAGGACACCTATACCGGCGTCAACCCCGTGGACCTTCACCGAAAAACATCTTTTGTTATCGGAAAGCATTCCGGCACCCATGCCATCCGGGGCCTGCTGCAGGGAAACGGCCATCGGGCCACTGATGAACAGATCGCCGAAATACTCAAACGCATCAAGGCGACAAAGGTTTCCGAGAGCAAATCGGACATTCGGCACATGGTGGAAGAAATCAGGCACTTTCACGAAAAAAGCCTTAATTTTTCCGCGAAGGCTTTTTGGAAAATCGTTGAAGAGGTGCTTTAAGTCAGGGTTGTAAAACCGCTTCTGCCGGATTTGGCCTGAATCGAGTAGCGGGGGGGCGCATTACCGGTTTGTTAACACCTCTGGATCACACGGTGTAGAGGCGAACCTGTGTTGCCGTTTTCGTTGCCACTGTAGGGGCAGACCTGCGTGTCTGCCCCCGTGAATCTTGATGCGCGTTCCCCGCCAAACCAGGGCGGACACACAGGTCCGCCCCTACGTTGGCCGCGACGGTTGCCATGGATGTTGTATTAACAAACCGGCAATGCGCCCGTAGCGGGTGCTTCACATCCCCTGTGAACGCCTCTCATTGAATCGAATCCGCAACCTTTTTGCGCAGCCAATCCGTCCATGCCTCGCAGCCTTCGCCGGTCTTTGCTGAAATCGGAAAGACTTCAATGCGGGGATTGAGTTTTCTCGCATAGGATGTCACTTTCTCAATATCAAAGTCGAAAAATGCAGCGCAGTCGACCTTGTTGATGATCATGGCATCGACGATTTTGAACATGAGCGGATATTTGAGGGGTTTGTCGTGCCCCTCGCAGATGCTCAGGATCATGACGTTGGTTGCCGCT
This sequence is a window from Desulfobacterales bacterium. Protein-coding genes within it:
- a CDS encoding radical SAM protein; translation: MPEVIDLLILHIPKFSNYYKPYGDFMSVNLIPMATWALADLCVQKGFRTLLLHLGIEWIETGVFSPLPYLKTKTPRVIAIPLHWHAQSYQVLEAAKEIKAQHPNGFIVLGGYTASYFHREIVADHAEIDAVIRGDAEAPLPALLGALKTGRPLDGIANLTWRRDGQVIENPLSFVASESEIDQSSYANLNLLKGKETYIHHMGLPFIWSKALSKKDNKRYFHLGPPLFLLNIGRGCTGNCTWCGGGARAQALVNGRKSVAFRAPEKVADTACEAAEAGYKMLHMAFDPGKEGERYYRVLFAEIRRRNLKMMGYFESFSLPSPAFLTEFAATFDLKASTIAVSPESGVERIRYRNKSFAYSNDALLRAISAAEHLGIRMDTFYAMGIPGEKAADLAETKRLRETIQKRFKNIGRLWTSTITLEPAAPWHLDPASFGIIPTRKTFDDFYRASAPDGGGLGYYIPDYIGDDSSLKAAQFEHFLKETKCRAHCTFNPNPVKGSGSFMGRLYCRYMHWRTGGKIE